From Cucumis melo cultivar AY chromosome 3, USDA_Cmelo_AY_1.0, whole genome shotgun sequence:
TCAACATGTGAATGAAAATCTTGAAGAATTAGGATTTAATCAAAACCTTGAAAATTTATGGCTCATTTTTGGCTCGTTTTGGATTTCGTATTATAAACTTGGATGATCTGGTATACTCTCCATGCACTCTTCACcatacaaaaaattaaaatatatttttctattaattGGAGGCCGTAAATTTGTAGTAAGTACTTTTGattgtaaaataattaaatatgaatcaaaatgtttaatacaataatttaacaattttcattcaaaggaaaaaaaatcaatgtgttCCACAACCTGGACGTCGACGATTTCTAGCCGGTTGTCGTCGTCGACTTTGAACTCTCTGTTGTTGTATTTCCTCCTGATtctcttgttgttgttgctcaTCTGATTGTCCGGGTACTGCTGCATTCTCTTGTTGCTGTAGCTCATTTGATTGCTCGGGTACCGCTGCAGGCACTTCGTAGTACAAATATTCATTATGTTCTCCACGACCACGCCCGTGACCATGCATGTATGAAGACGATGGATCGCTCCCTAAATCATAGTATTGTTGCCCAAAGTCCGTTGATGATTGACCTGCCTCTGAATTGTAATATCCTCTTCCAAAGTCTGACGATTGACCGACTTCTGAATCATAATATGTCGTTCCAAATGTTGGCATCATCATTACTGGACTAACGTAATTATGCTCGCTTTGTGTTTGTGTCATTGGAGGCACTTCTTCCCCGTGTTGGTCAACTTCTTCCAATTGATCAGGCTCTTGCACTAGAGGACGTCTCCTCTGAACAGGAGCAGGTACAGTAGGGACATCGTACATATAGTGGATGTTCTCCATATACTGCTCGTTATCGTTGCATATATTTAGAACCTGTTGTGGATCATCTGCAACATTCCGAAGTCTAATATTGTTTGATCtctgtaaaatattaaaatgaattagaaatcattgaaaataaattaacacTAAAAACAACTATACAATTTTTAAATGTATACCAGATGACTCATAGCAGCTCCCGGTTGGGTGATATAGAGCTTGCTAATGTTTTTGTACCAATTGATGTATTCTTGAGTTACATCCATATCAAACTGCTCAATTGGAGGTCCCGTAGCAGTAAACCTTCTGCGATTATGCCATCGCATCACTAAATGAGCAactctttattattattgttactgttattattattattatattattattgttgttgttgttctcgttattattattgttattgttattattattattattattactattattattattactattactattattactattatattattattattatttttattattattgttgttgttattgttgttgttattgttattattattgttattactattcttattattattattactattattatta
This genomic window contains:
- the LOC127148722 gene encoding uncharacterized protein LOC127148722 isoform X2; amino-acid sequence: MDVTQEYINWYKNISKLYITQPGAAMSHLRSNNIRLRNVADDPQQVLNICNDNEQYMENIHYMYDVPTVPAPVQRRRPLVQEPDQLEEVDQHGEEVPPMTQTQSEHNYVSPVMMMPTFGTTYYDSEVGQSSDFGRGYYNSEAGQSSTDFGQQYYDLGSDPSSSYMHGHGRGRGEHNEYLYYEVPAAVPEQSNELQQQENAAVPGQSDEQQQQENQEEIQQQRVQSRRRQPARNRRRPGCGTH
- the LOC127148722 gene encoding uncharacterized protein LOC127148722 isoform X1, producing the protein MRWHNRRRFTATGPPIEQFDMDVTQEYINWYKNISKLYITQPGAAMSHLRSNNIRLRNVADDPQQVLNICNDNEQYMENIHYMYDVPTVPAPVQRRRPLVQEPDQLEEVDQHGEEVPPMTQTQSEHNYVSPVMMMPTFGTTYYDSEVGQSSDFGRGYYNSEAGQSSTDFGQQYYDLGSDPSSSYMHGHGRGRGEHNEYLYYEVPAAVPEQSNELQQQENAAVPGQSDEQQQQENQEEIQQQRVQSRRRQPARNRRRPGCGTH